In Fragaria vesca subsp. vesca linkage group LG5, FraVesHawaii_1.0, whole genome shotgun sequence, the genomic stretch AAATTGCACTCTTACCATTGCAGCTCTACTTAGTTGCTCTGAATAAATGTCAGTTTCAATTGCAAACTCATTATTTGCTGATCCATCCTGTTTTCCATACTCAATGAAGTCATTATGAAACCCTTTTTCTTTATTTCTGAGCATTACTTACCATGTCATAGTATGAGATTTCTGTAGTTGATTAAGATGTGTCTTGAGCGTATGTTTTTAATGTGGTGACGTGTTTTCATTTCATTCCATTAAACCATCTCACTTTGCGACACTGGTTGATGTCACATATTTCATCTTTCATATTGTCTTATTCTTTACTGGTCTTGTCTAGTAACCTTGAGTCATCATTTCTTTTCCTCTTATAGATTTTCAAGCATCTAACTTCTCTGGAAGTGGAGGATTGCAAAGATGTGAAATCTGGTTATACCATTTCACTTGTGAGTTTCCTTATTTATCTCCAAGTTGCATTCAGTCGGTTTTGTCTTTTAATATAAAATATGCTGAGATAATCACTAATGACATGTAACTGTACAGTTCTTCAGCCCCAATCCTTATTTTGAAGACACAAAGCTTTCAAAGACCTTTACCTTCCTGGATGAAGGAACAAAGGTTACTGCTACATCAATAAAGTGGAAAGAAGGAATGGTATAACATTTGTCTACTCAATTTTAATATCGCTAATGTTGTTATGGTATCAATACTGACTGCATGATTCATATGTGAAGGGCATACCAAATGGAACTAATCATGAGAAGAAAGGGAACAAGCGACCTCCCTCTGAGGAAAGGTTAGTTATCCAAACATGTTAGTTATTACTACTTAGACTTGTTTCATACTGTTTCCAGTTCTTACTTTATTTTATCTTTTGCATTGTAGCTTCTTTAGCTGGTTTGGTGATAGTCAAGAGAAAGATCTTATGGATGAGATTCATGATGAGGTTTGTTACTGTCTGAAATAGACAAATCTGTTTTTCTGACCAATATCAAAGCCTTTCTGAACTTTCACTTGTTCCCGCAGATTGCAGAGGTCATTAAGGAGGACTTGTGGCCCAATCCTCTTACTTACTTCAGCCATGTAATTTCACTTGTACCTTATTCTTTCTATTTAGTAATAAATTTGGTTAATGCTGGCAAGCTTTGACTACTTGCCTCTTTTCTAATGTTTGTTGTTGACCTCACAGGACGCTGATGATGATGAGTTTGATGATGATGAAGTTGATGAAGAGGTAATGCAGATCCTTGTAGTGTTATGTTGAATTCTGGTGTTCTGCTTTTCAGGGTTTTCATTAACATTAATATTTAGCAACCTTGTTTTCTTATCTTGCCATGGCTGTCTATTTTTTTTTTTTTTTTTTTTTTTTTTTTGCAAACTTTATGTTCACGTGAATGGAAGAAATTGGTTTCTTTTTCTTCCTATATCATGCATGGATTACTGCGGATGTTGTACAACTAATGATTCCCTAAATATCTGCCGTCCCTAGATGGTTGTAATAGTTAGTACCATATAACAGTGATTGAAATTTCCTTGTTACCGCCCCAGTCTTGCTCGTTATACTGGCTCCTACTCATATGATACACACATACTATAAATTACAAAAATGTTGTGATATGTGAAAAATAGCCATTCTTGCAGAATTGTATTATCAAGAAAATCGAGTTAAAGCAGGAGAACTCGTTCTAATATTTTCTGTTTACCTTCTTACAGGGAAAGGAGGACGATGACGACTCTGAAGATGATGAGGATGACCAAGAGGACGATGATGAGGATGGTGAGGAGGATGATGGAAAGTGAAACACTCGTCTGGGTCATCAAATCTTTTGCATTTGCTGGTTTGGGAAGACACAGTGTAAAGTGGTTTACAATAGTTGGTTAAGTCAAAGTCAAGTTTGAGGTGTTAGGGGGGATGGCATTTATTACTCTTTTCTTCAAAGCATTGGGTTGTGTAGGCACCTGACTGCTCTCATAGCCAGTCACTGGTTTTATTTTTGTAGCTTCTTTTCGGATATGCAAATCTTAGCTGACAATATTACAGTTCTCTGTTATCTTCTTTTCTTTTTGATGTCATCAATGAGGATATATGCCATTACAGTATTATTGAAGTGATAATGTGATTACATAGTGTTTTTGTTGTGTTTCACCCCACTGGACATCCTTATTTGATGCTTTTGCCCAGATGTTCTGACTTTAAAGTGTTATACATTCAAAGCATATGCTTGTAAGAGTGCTCTGGCAATCTCAATTGAGGGACTGCTATCAGAGGAGTCTTCATATAGCAGACCAATCCTGGGCTCTCTGACATGTCAATCTCCTTTGACGGGACGCCTTCGGGCAAGCTCCAAGCAAAGCTATGCAAAAGGTTTCCCAACATCAGTATGACCAAGTTGGTGGCTACTTGTGCTGCTGGGCACGTACGCTTTCCTGCACCAAATGGCAGATACCCAAAACCATGCTCCTTTGTCTCGATGAACCTCTCAGGTCGGAAACTCTGTGGGTCTTCCCACACATTTGAGTCCCGCCCGATGGCCCAGACGTTTACATGAACAGCAGTTCCCTTAGGAATGTCATAGCCACCAATCTTAACATTGGCACTGGCTCTGTGAGGCAGCATCAATGGGGTTGGAGGGTGAAGCCTCAGTGCCTCTTTGGCAACACATTTCAGGTATGGAAGGTTTGAAATATCAGCCTCCGTCATTGGCCGTTCCAGCCCTATTACACGGTCAAGCTCCTCTTGCGCCTTTCGCAGCACCCTCGGGTTCTTGATCATCTCTGCCATGGCCCATTCTGCTGATATTGCAACTGTATCCAAGCCAGCACTGACCTGTCCCCAAAGTAATCCTCCAATATCATCCTGGGTGAGATCATATTTCTCTTGAATACTTAGCAATGCGCCCAAAAAATGTTTCTCTTCCCCCTTCCCTATGTGATCCTCCATGATTGCTCGTTTTAGATCGTCTTCCTCTGCCCTCATTTTAGTAAGTGCTATACGTTGAGGCCACAAAACCCAAGTAAGCCACCAAATCTCTTGAACAACAGCAAGAAATGTCCCACCCTCTGATTTTTTAGTCAGATTTCCCACGAACTCCTTCCCTTGCTCGTTTAGCACACCCTCTTCATTCTCGAACCGCTTTCCGAACAGTAGCCGTGTGATGTTGTTGAATGCCACAGCTACCAAATACCTTCTGATCACTAAGCCTCTTCCAGAGTCACAAGCACTAGTGCAATCTTTGAAAAGTGACTTGACCATGACTCTAACTTCATCTTCCCTAATGTGTCTATAAGTCTCAAGGCTCTTGGTAGAGAAAAGCTCAAGCACACAAACATTTCTAAGCTTTGTGTAGTGAGGACTATAATCAGCCCATATAAGACCCTCGCCATTTCTGCTGAGTCTAGAATATGTCCAATTCCTGTGCCTATTTGCTAACTGCTCATCATTGTCTTTGAGCACTTGCTTTGCCAACTCTGGGTTTGACACTACTACATGCAAATGTGAACCAAACCACACAGACATGATTGGACCATAAACTTGTGACCACTCGGAAAAACACCGAAATTTAACGGCACCCATGGCGAAAAGGTTTCCGATTACCGGCAATGGGTAAGGCCCAGGAGGAAGCTTGAACCTTAGCTTGTTATAGAGTTTGTAAGCAAGGAATAACAGAATTATTGACATGGGCAACATAACAAGAGCCATTGTAGAAGAGGGGTGTGTTAATATTCATAGTTGTGTAGTTAAGGATCTCCCAATATATATAGTAACCTTTTGGAAGGCATTTCTGTTAGAAGAAGAAATGCATGTGTTGGGATAAGAGGCCATCAAAGCAGGTTGTTTATGGGCTTAATTAATATGAGATTAAGCCACACATGCCTCTAGCCTTCCAATTCTGTTGAGTAGTTGGGATCAATGTTTTTCTTGCACCCTAAGAAAAAGGAAGTAAGATTCATATTTCTTGATTAATCTGGGGAATTTTTTTTTTTTTCTTTTTCATAGACAACAAATTAATGAGTTGATAAATGCCTTTTGCACAAAGCACATGCATTTGTTTTAAATTTTGGTGACCAGTGGTGCTAAATAAAGAAAACTATCATATATGTGTAAGATATGGATATCATCATTTCTTGGAAGGTCGCTGTATGATTCTTGTGGTTTGGTTTATGCTCTGGTCTCTATCTGAAAAAGGGATCCTGGAATAAAGGGTAAAAAGTTGTATGGATTTCTTTAATTTTTTACTGAAAAGGTAAAAGATTTGAGGTGTAAAAGTAGGATTGTTAATTTACAAAACAAATCTGCTTAGATCTTAATTTGGACTAAAAAGGTTGATGCAAAATGATAATAAAATTTGTGTTAGTGGTTAATAGAAATTAAATCATTGATCGAACGCAATGTATATTCGTAAATTACGTTGACATTCTTAAGTAAAGATAATTTCATTTCAAACTTTTGTGTTATTTGCTTATAATAAGTTTAAGTTTCTATTGTATATCAGTTGATATGGATTGGAATTTTGTTTGAATCCGATCTTTTTCTCCCGCCTAGTGTTGAGAGTACTACTCAATGTTGTGAATGTCTTAATCTTAATATCTTACACCCTTGGTAGTTGTCTCAGAGATAGAATAGAACAAATTTGAAGCTATATTTGCATGGCCCTTAGAAGTGAAAGAAGGAAAAATGGAGTCTTGTTAAGCTTATATAAGCAAAGTGCATATATGATATATCTGTGGTCCTCATACCACTACTCCAATGAACATCATCATCTTGGTATTATATATATCAACCTGAGACCAAATGAAAATTTGGCCAAAAAAAAGCCCTACTGATCGAGTTATAAGCTTGGTCACTATCTCCATTTGATCAGTGATGGTAACCATGAAAGTTTTAAAATTTTGGAATTATTTTCTTTTTCTAGCTATCACAGAGTCAGAATCTCAGATGAGAAATAACAAAAAGAAAAACAAAAAATTGATTGAAAAGCCAAATGAATGACAAGTGAGAATCTGAGACTGATGCTGAGCTCATGTCCTGGTGTCCATTGTCCAAGGAAGATACATACACACACATACTGGGGATTGGTTCATTGTCATTTCATGCTTAGTTGTTGCCTTCTGATTGGATTTCTGTAAGCTTGTTTGGATAAGATAATATATTTCCCTCTCATGGATTCTAAGCGCCAAGTCATCCAAACTGAGTTTCTTCATTGGTCCAGCCAATGTTACCTGCACTGCTGCACATCTCAAATTATCTCAAGAACACTTATATTTTTGTTCCATATAATATATATCGTCATATTTTTGATATTGTTAGAGAACAACACAACCCACTAATGCTCAATATATTGGGTAGTATACCTATCCTTAGATTAGGTGGATATGCTTTTTAATTTTTATTGGCTAATAGTAACAGTGAGTGGTTAATCAAAGTGTTTCATATATGCTAAGGAAAGTGATACACCTTTAATGAATGCATATACATATATAAAGCTAGTCTTATATACATAGAGTCAAGTCTTAAAAGTTAAAACCATGCCATATATATGGTGGGGAAACCTGGTAAAATCAAACTCGATCTATTCAATAAGATATAGGTTCAATTCAACAGAGAAAGAGTTAAATACAA encodes the following:
- the LOC101310316 gene encoding protein SET-like, producing MVADKGKKPKLSDKTQDENPDQIDEKLVLSIEKLQEVQDELEKINEEASDKVLEVEQKYNEVRKPVYDKRNDIIKAIPDFWLTAFMSHPALGELLTDEDQKIFKHLTSLEVEDCKDVKSGYTISLFFSPNPYFEDTKLSKTFTFLDEGTKVTATSIKWKEGMGIPNGTNHEKKGNKRPPSEESFFSWFGDSQEKDLMDEIHDEIAEVIKEDLWPNPLTYFSHDADDDEFDDDEVDEEGKEDDDDSEDDEDDQEDDDEDGEEDDGK
- the LOC101311768 gene encoding cytochrome P450 98A2-like, which encodes MALVMLPMSIILLFLAYKLYNKLRFKLPPGPYPLPVIGNLFAMGAVKFRCFSEWSQVYGPIMSVWFGSHLHVVVSNPELAKQVLKDNDEQLANRHRNWTYSRLSRNGEGLIWADYSPHYTKLRNVCVLELFSTKSLETYRHIREDEVRVMVKSLFKDCTSACDSGRGLVIRRYLVAVAFNNITRLLFGKRFENEEGVLNEQGKEFVGNLTKKSEGGTFLAVVQEIWWLTWVLWPQRIALTKMRAEEDDLKRAIMEDHIGKGEEKHFLGALLSIQEKYDLTQDDIGGLLWGQVSAGLDTVAISAEWAMAEMIKNPRVLRKAQEELDRVIGLERPMTEADISNLPYLKCVAKEALRLHPPTPLMLPHRASANVKIGGYDIPKGTAVHVNVWAIGRDSNVWEDPQSFRPERFIETKEHGFGYLPFGAGKRTCPAAQVATNLVILMLGNLLHSFAWSLPEGVPSKEIDMSESPGLVCYMKTPLIAVPQLRLPEHSYKHML